The Tissierella sp. genome includes the window TATTCTTAGCTAAATCAGCAGATTCAGTATCAATGTTAACATTATTCCCATCTATTCTATAAGATAATGACTTGTCCACTGAAATACTTGGTGAAAATTTATCCGTGCCCCTTGTAATATGTTTTTCATTAGTTTTGGTTAGGTTAATCCTTTGACTAGCAATAGAATTTTTTAATTGGTCTTCAAAAGACACTATTTTTCTCTTGTAATTTGGAGTATTCTCATTAGCAATATTATTACTAATTATTTTGTTTCTCTCCCATGTACCGTCTAAGGCCTTCTTATAAAAGTCAACATTATTATAAATCCCTTTTAACATGAAATCACCTCTTATCTTCTAATAATACTATAATACACTAAAACGATAAATTATTCTACAATTTTAGACTAAATAATTGCTAATTTATATAATAAGATAATTATTACATAGAGTGGTATATATTTGCAACTATAAATTGACAATTATATACAAATTCACCCCAAAGTCCCATTTCACTATTGTCGTAATTTCGATTTTTAAATTCAGTAATCCTTACATAAACTAACATATACTTACAACTTTTTAATTGAATGCTATTAAAATCTTTGCTTAATTTGTTCTTAAAATACTATTATAACTAAAAAAACTGTTGACATATTATAAATTGTCAACAGTCTTTTCAATAATATTAATCCTTTGTTTTTAGTAGTTCACCTAACAATTTATCATTTAAGATTTTAATATGTGTTCCTTTCATTCCTAATGACCTAGATTCAATCACTCCTGCGCTTTCAAATTTTCTCAAAGCATTAACTATAACAGATCTAGTTATTCCAACTCTATCTGCAATCTTACTTGCTACAAGCAATCCTTCATTGCCATCTAATTCATTAAAAATATGCTCCATCGCTTCAAGTTCGGAATAAGATAGAGTTCCTATAGCCATTTGAACTATTGATTTCTTGCGAGCTTCTTCCTCAATCTCATCGTTTTTAGATCTCAATATTTCCATACCTACTACAGTAGCGCTATATTCTGCTAGTACAAGATCATCTTCTGTGAAATCCTTGCCAAATCTAGCTAAAACTAAAGTCCCTAATCGCTTGCCTACACTATTTATTGGAATTACAGTAGCAATTTTATCTGGGTAAGCACATTCAGACACTTGGTCGAAAACACAATCAGTGACTTCTCTCATATTTTCCTTTGTTTCACCATACATAAGTAATTCATCATTATATTTCTTCGGAAATCTCTTTTCCTTTACTATTTCTGATTGAATTATATCACAATCAAATCCAGCTGCTAGTTCATAACCTAATACTTTTCCACTAGTGCTAGCTATATATACATTTGCATCTAGAATACTACTTAAAATTTCGCTTAAATCTGAAAAAGAAACTGCCTTAGATCCATATCCTTGTAATGATTTGTTTAACCTTCTAGTTTTTTGTAATAAACTTTCCAAAACTAAATCCTCCTTTATGTTTTTCTATATTAATCATAGTTAAATAGTATTATAGAAACTACTATTAAATAAATCATCATTTACATACATAATACTATAAAACTGACAAAATGTACAGAAAATTTTCATTATTTATACTTTTTCGACATTTGTATACCCACAATCCTCATTAGTACATTTTATTTTCTTTTCTTTTCTTGATTTCTTTTCTACCATTAAACTTCCACACCTAGGACACTTTTCTTCCATAGGTTCATCCCATGAGACAAAGTCACAATTAGGATAATTATTGCATCCGTAAAATATCCTTCCTTTTTTCGATTTCCTTTTTACTATATTCCCATCACATTTAGGACAATTAACTTTAAGCTCTTCTACGATTGCTTTAGTGTTTTTACATTCAGGATATCCAGGACATGCTAAAAACTTTCCAAATCTACCATGTTTTACAACCATGTTCCTTCCACATTTTTCACAAATTACATCTGATACCTCATCTTCAATTATTATTTCCTCAATCTCATCTTCAGCCTTTTCTAAAATAATTGCGAAATCTTTATAGAATCCCTTAACTACATCTACCCAAGATAAATCTCCTTCCGCTATATTATCAAGTTCTTCTTCTAAGTTAGCTGTAAATTTTTCGTTTACAACTATATTAAAGTACTCCATGAGTAGATCATTCACCAAAAGACCTAATTCTGTAGGCACAAAATACTTCTTTTCTAATATTACATAGTTTCTTGCTAATATAGTTGCAATAGTTGGTGCAAAAGTACTTGGTCTGCCTATACCCAACTCTTCTAATGCCTTAATTAATGAAGCTTCAGTGTATTTAGGGGGTGGTTGAGTAAAATGTTGATTCGGTATAATATCTTTAACATTCAACTTATTATTAATTTCTAATGCAGGGATTTTCATATCTTTCTCTTCTTCATCGCTGGTTATATACACTTTTAAAAAACCATCAAAAGATAACTGAGAACCAGTAGCCTTAAATATAGAATTGTTACTAATAATTGACACGGATATAGTTTTATATATAGCAGCTGTCATTTGAGATCCTACTAATCTCTCCCATATTAATTTGTATAATTTGAATTGATCCTTTGTCAAAGATTCTTGAATTGATAAAGGTGTTTTTATTATACTAGTAGGTCTTATTGCTTCATGCGCATCTTGAGAATTCTTTTTAGATTTGTTAGCGTAGTTATTCCCACCTTTTGTATATTTATCTCCATAGTTCTCTTTTACAAAATTGCTTATTGCTAAAATTGCTTCATTTGAAATTCTTGTAGAATCAGTTCTCATATAAGTTATTAAACCTACTGATCCTTCACCCTTAATATCTATTCCTTCATATAGTTGTTGAGCAATAATCATAGTTTTTTTAGTAGAGAATCCTAGTTTTTTAGATGCGTCTTGTTGCAATGTACTTGTTGTATATGGTGGATAAGGATTTCTTTTCTTTGTCCCTTCTTTTATATCCTTAACAAAAAAATTCTTCTTGTCAATATTATTTAAAACATTGTCAACATCAAATTTTGTATTTAATTCAATTTTCGTTTCTTTATTATTAATGATTTCTCCATAGTATAATGCCTCAAATAATTCTTTATTGTTTTCTAGTTTAGCCTTTATACTCCAATATTCTTTTGGGATAAAGTTCTGTATCTCATCATCTCTATCGCAAATAAGTTTTACAGC containing:
- the flgB gene encoding flagellar basal body rod protein FlgB, translating into MLKGIYNNVDFYKKALDGTWERNKIISNNIANENTPNYKRKIVSFEDQLKNSIASQRINLTKTNEKHITRGTDKFSPSISVDKSLSYRIDGNNVNIDTESADLAKNTIMYEALIKQVTSEFDKIKNVITEGSK
- the codY gene encoding GTP-sensing pleiotropic transcriptional regulator CodY — its product is MESLLQKTRRLNKSLQGYGSKAVSFSDLSEILSSILDANVYIASTSGKVLGYELAAGFDCDIIQSEIVKEKRFPKKYNDELLMYGETKENMREVTDCVFDQVSECAYPDKIATVIPINSVGKRLGTLVLARFGKDFTEDDLVLAEYSATVVGMEILRSKNDEIEEEARKKSIVQMAIGTLSYSELEAMEHIFNELDGNEGLLVASKIADRVGITRSVIVNALRKFESAGVIESRSLGMKGTHIKILNDKLLGELLKTKD
- the topA gene encoding type I DNA topoisomerase — protein: MHKNLVIVESPAKAKTIEKFLGKNYKVIASVGHIRDLPKSSLGIDIDNDFEPKYITIRGKGPVIKELKDLAKKSNKIYLATDPDREGEAISWHLAHILGINENDKIRVEFNEITKDAVTNAIKHPREINIDLVDAQQARRILDRLVGYKISPLLWRKIRKGLSAGRVQSVAVKLICDRDDEIQNFIPKEYWSIKAKLENNKELFEALYYGEIINNKETKIELNTKFDVDNVLNNIDKKNFFVKDIKEGTKKRNPYPPYTTSTLQQDASKKLGFSTKKTMIIAQQLYEGIDIKGEGSVGLITYMRTDSTRISNEAILAISNFVKENYGDKYTKGGNNYANKSKKNSQDAHEAIRPTSIIKTPLSIQESLTKDQFKLYKLIWERLVGSQMTAAIYKTISVSIISNNSIFKATGSQLSFDGFLKVYITSDEEEKDMKIPALEINNKLNVKDIIPNQHFTQPPPKYTEASLIKALEELGIGRPSTFAPTIATILARNYVILEKKYFVPTELGLLVNDLLMEYFNIVVNEKFTANLEEELDNIAEGDLSWVDVVKGFYKDFAIILEKAEDEIEEIIIEDEVSDVICEKCGRNMVVKHGRFGKFLACPGYPECKNTKAIVEELKVNCPKCDGNIVKRKSKKGRIFYGCNNYPNCDFVSWDEPMEEKCPRCGSLMVEKKSRKEKKIKCTNEDCGYTNVEKV